A stretch of the Aminipila terrae genome encodes the following:
- a CDS encoding helix-turn-helix domain-containing protein, translated as MTNEELSRLSGVPLGTLNKIFAGQTTDPKFETVKALCSALGISLSELDNFESNNQDNASNYYLDPEAAEIAQEIYEDKDLRMLFDASRKVSKSDIQLVIDMVKRLKGDE; from the coding sequence ATGACAAATGAAGAGCTGTCTAGGTTATCTGGTGTGCCACTCGGAACATTAAACAAAATATTTGCTGGGCAAACTACCGACCCAAAATTCGAAACGGTGAAAGCACTATGTAGTGCTTTAGGAATTAGTCTTTCTGAATTGGACAATTTTGAAAGTAATAATCAAGATAATGCAAGCAACTATTATTTAGATCCTGAAGCTGCAGAAATTGCTCAAGAGATATATGAGGACAAAGATTTACGAATGCTTTTTGATGCCTCTCGTAAGGTAAGCAAAAGTGATATACAGTTAGTGATTGATATGGTAAAAAGATTAAAGGGTGATGAATAA
- a CDS encoding helix-turn-helix domain-containing protein codes for MENKIFDSREAAAYLHICYDTLVRSVRKNEIPHFKVGRKLLFRKDSLDEFIRKQEDGANDDLHTAAQN; via the coding sequence ATGGAAAACAAAATATTTGACAGTCGTGAAGCAGCAGCTTACTTACATATTTGCTATGACACGTTGGTAAGAAGTGTACGAAAAAATGAGATTCCTCATTTTAAGGTCGGGCGAAAGCTGTTATTCAGAAAAGACAGCTTAGATGAGTTTATCAGGAAACAGGAGGATGGTGCTAACGATGACCTACATACAGCAGCGCAAAATTGA
- a CDS encoding 3D domain-containing protein — protein MSDRIERYRRRWVRTAVKRCTAMVVGTLVICTSINVYADYSLQQDLDTVKMQQTDTLNTLMYHRMYTEPELTEVNPVTKLEKPALVSLGKFKITHYCSCVKCCGKADGITKTGTKATAGRTIGVDPDIIPLGSTVYIDGQAFVAEDTGGGIKGNRIDMFVQSHQEAKEKDVYETEVFIEM, from the coding sequence ATGTCAGACAGAATTGAACGGTACCGCCGTAGATGGGTTAGAACAGCAGTAAAGCGGTGCACAGCTATGGTTGTCGGAACCCTGGTGATTTGTACAAGCATTAATGTATATGCTGACTACAGTCTGCAGCAGGACCTGGACACAGTGAAGATGCAGCAAACCGACACACTAAACACACTTATGTACCACAGGATGTATACGGAGCCAGAGCTGACGGAAGTAAATCCCGTAACAAAACTGGAGAAGCCGGCACTGGTCAGTTTAGGAAAGTTCAAGATAACTCATTACTGCAGCTGCGTAAAATGTTGCGGCAAAGCAGATGGTATTACTAAGACTGGGACAAAAGCAACTGCAGGGAGGACCATCGGTGTGGACCCGGATATAATTCCGCTGGGAAGTACAGTGTACATAGATGGACAAGCATTTGTGGCAGAGGATACTGGTGGAGGCATTAAAGGTAACCGGATTGATATGTTTGTTCAAAGTCACCAGGAAGCCAAGGAAAAGGATGTGTATGAGACGGAGGTGTTTATAGAAATGTGA
- a CDS encoding DUF2800 domain-containing protein encodes MAKENMERAHALLSASAAARWLTCTPSARLEETLPEQTSEYADEGSLAHEIGELKVKKTFIEPMTPTKFKNALKKLQQKPLYQNEMMGFTDEYLDYIEKTVHGFTSPPYIAVEKKINFSAFVPEGFGTVDCIIIGGGKMHIIDFKYGKGVPVSAEDNPQMKLYALGAYMEYSFLYPVETIRMTIVQPRLDSISEYEISKSELLMWGELIKPVALRAFNGEGEFTPSEYACKFCRAKSLCRARMDFNMELEPEKGKLPPLISNEEVGAILQRARDIAKWVKNLEEYALNTCLSGGLIPGWKAVEGRSNREFIDQDAAFKKLIDGAIVEETMLYKREPITLTKVEDLLGKKQFKEILEEYVTKKEGKPALAVESDKREAIQNKITPEEAFKNTEDK; translated from the coding sequence ATGGCAAAAGAAAATATGGAGAGAGCTCATGCCCTGCTGTCCGCATCTGCAGCAGCCAGATGGCTGACCTGTACACCTTCAGCAAGGCTTGAAGAAACTCTGCCGGAACAGACCTCAGAATATGCGGATGAAGGCTCCCTTGCTCATGAAATTGGGGAGCTCAAAGTTAAAAAGACGTTTATAGAGCCGATGACTCCTACAAAGTTTAAAAACGCGCTTAAGAAGCTTCAGCAGAAGCCTTTGTACCAAAATGAAATGATGGGCTTTACAGATGAATACCTGGACTACATAGAGAAAACAGTACATGGATTTACATCACCACCTTACATTGCGGTAGAGAAGAAAATTAATTTTTCTGCTTTCGTTCCAGAGGGATTTGGAACCGTTGACTGCATTATAATCGGCGGGGGAAAGATGCATATAATTGATTTTAAATATGGAAAAGGTGTTCCGGTTTCTGCAGAGGACAACCCGCAGATGAAGCTGTATGCACTTGGTGCATACATGGAATATTCATTTCTTTATCCTGTCGAAACAATACGCATGACAATAGTTCAGCCAAGATTGGATAGCATATCAGAATATGAAATTTCAAAGTCAGAATTACTTATGTGGGGTGAGCTGATTAAACCTGTTGCCTTAAGAGCCTTTAATGGGGAAGGAGAATTTACGCCTTCTGAATATGCCTGCAAGTTTTGCAGAGCTAAATCACTCTGCAGGGCAAGAATGGATTTTAATATGGAGCTGGAACCTGAAAAGGGAAAGTTGCCACCTCTCATATCAAATGAAGAAGTAGGGGCAATCCTGCAAAGAGCCAGAGATATTGCTAAATGGGTAAAGAATCTTGAAGAATATGCGCTAAACACCTGCCTTTCTGGTGGGTTGATACCAGGATGGAAAGCAGTAGAGGGACGCAGCAACCGAGAATTTATTGACCAAGATGCGGCGTTTAAAAAACTAATTGACGGAGCAATCGTAGAGGAAACCATGCTATATAAGAGGGAACCGATAACTTTAACTAAGGTTGAGGATCTTCTTGGCAAAAAGCAATTTAAGGAGATCCTAGAGGAATACGTTACTAAAAAGGAAGGTAAGCCAGCGCTTGCCGTAGAATCAGATAAAAGAGAAGCTATACAAAACAAAATAACGCCGGAAGAGGCATTCAAGAATACGGAGGATAAATAA
- a CDS encoding stage V sporulation protein S — MSIKSEILKVSSESNPNSLAGAIAAVVKEGREAEVQAIGAGAVNQAVKAVAIARGYVAPYGMDLVCVPGFKKLELDDGIRTAMVLIVGRR, encoded by the coding sequence ATGTCAATTAAGTCTGAAATTTTAAAAGTATCTTCAGAGTCAAATCCTAATTCCTTAGCAGGAGCAATCGCAGCGGTGGTTAAGGAAGGGCGAGAAGCAGAGGTACAAGCTATTGGAGCAGGAGCCGTTAACCAGGCAGTAAAAGCGGTGGCCATAGCAAGAGGGTATGTTGCCCCTTATGGCATGGACCTAGTATGTGTGCCAGGTTTCAAGAAACTAGAGCTTGATGATGGAATACGCACTGCAATGGTTTTAATTGTAGGGAGGAGGTAA
- a CDS encoding YHYH domain-containing protein codes for MKKKKLLHVIVIIALCICMPVVVLAHSGRTDSAGGHHDYKNVSGLGSYHYHCGGHPAHLHKNGVCPYSSSSVAKSTTKSVTTTNYNKPSFPVVVNGTNLNNTTSNYGPVVINDVTYVPLSSEVIKALGLTGGWVDSNTGLVLNSN; via the coding sequence ATGAAAAAGAAAAAATTATTACACGTTATCGTTATTATTGCGTTATGTATTTGTATGCCAGTTGTTGTTCTTGCGCATTCAGGCCGTACAGATTCAGCAGGAGGGCATCATGATTATAAAAATGTTAGCGGTTTAGGAAGCTATCATTATCATTGTGGTGGTCACCCAGCACATTTGCACAAAAATGGAGTTTGCCCTTATAGTTCTAGTTCTGTGGCAAAATCAACTACTAAATCTGTAACTACAACAAATTATAATAAACCTTCTTTTCCCGTTGTAGTTAATGGAACTAATTTAAATAATACAACTTCAAATTACGGGCCAGTAGTTATTAACGATGTAACTTATGTTCCCCTTTCATCTGAAGTTATAAAAGCATTAGGCTTAACAGGAGGATGGGTAGATTCAAACACTGGATTAGTATTGAATTCTAATTAA
- a CDS encoding XRE family transcriptional regulator, with amino-acid sequence MQTKNVTRADLLELLNVSEKTLRNKISGTTDFTWSEAKKIRNTFFPDQDYDKLFEQLPKQ; translated from the coding sequence ATGCAGACTAAAAATGTAACAAGAGCAGATTTATTAGAACTATTGAATGTATCAGAAAAAACACTGAGAAATAAAATTTCTGGTACAACTGATTTCACTTGGTCTGAAGCAAAAAAAATTAGAAACACGTTTTTCCCGGATCAAGATTATGACAAGTTATTTGAGCAACTACCAAAACAATAA